From Pseudomonadota bacterium:
TATGATAAGCTGGTTACTGAAAAAATCGAAAGGGAAAGGCCATGGAGATTCAGTATGGGGATGAACTACAAGTACGACTCGAATGTCGTGGCAAAAGGGAGCGGGCCCATTGTGGATGCCATCTCAGGCCACGAAGACAGTGCACTGAACCTATTTGCAAGGATTGGATACACTGCCCCCTTCTCTTTCAAAAAGCCCTATAATCTTTCTCTCCAGTATTCCCTTTTTGCTGAAAAGTATTTTCCCAAACAATACATCAGGGCTGACGGAACCACAGGAAACTTAAGTGAATACAACAACATGTCAAATGTAATAACTGCAATCCCAGGCTATAACTTCGAGAAATGGTCGCTCACCCTTCCCATAAGCTATATCTATAACAGTTTGCAGGGAGACAAGGGTAACAGTTTCCTAAGTGAGCTTTCCTGGTCGAACACAACAAGGTACATGGACCAAATTGGAATAAACCCCACTGCACGATTCATGGTGACCAAGAACAGTGTAGGGGAAGTATCCTTTGGCTTTGCAAAGAAATACTATTTTGAAACGCCTTTACATCTCGAACCAATCTCATCTGATGAAAATAGAAATTCCAAATTAATGAGCGGTAGTCTGGGATGGACATACTTTTTTAAAGAAGGTAAAGGACTGCTGGGACTCAAATTTACATATACTGAAGAGAACGCCGAGGGTCGTAACTGGACGAACACAGAGAACAAGTTCAGTATGAGCTTTCTCTATCCCCTCAAAGATATAGTCAAAATACCCCTCGCGTTCCAGGTCTCAGGTGATGCTGCTTTCACCCAGTATAAGTATGAGAATCCTGCATTTGGTATGCAACGGAGGAATGACACATACAACACAACAACAGGTTTTATCTATGAACTGACTAAAAATACCGATATCCTTGCCCAGTATACGTGGATCAGAGACAAGTGTAATATCTCAACCTATGACTACAAACGTGAGGTAGTTTCAATAGGCATTGAATACAGATATTAAAATCTGAAATATTTTTCGTAAAGTGTGACCTACGTCACTGACAAAATGAATTATATAGGAAATAATGGTAAGATAAGGAGAATAGATAAGGAGAATAGAATAGTCTTTAATAACTTTAAAAAAAGAAGGGGTGGGTGTAGCATGAAAAAGTATATATTTTTTCTTGCCTTAATATTTATCTTCTTTACAGTAAGTCTTTCCTTTGCAGCGCCTATAGGGAAGATTACCCAGGTACAGGGCCGTGTGGATGTCTTAAAGACAGGAAAGAACATGGTAGCACCTGTATCCTTAGGAGCCCCTGTGGATATAGGGGATATCTATAGGGCAAAGACCAATAGCAAAGCAGAGATTACCTTCATCAACAAGAACATCTTGAGGA
This genomic window contains:
- a CDS encoding DUF2860 family protein, whose product is PYLRDAVTFTPKVKEALVELIDVLYQIDNIKEAKEWIEVGEKEGIQPARIQFLKGLILIKEGKYMEAVPAFEKAKSLDPSMAQAAEFQIASAYTREGKLKEAQKRFKSTISLDPNTDTATYARDYDKLVTEKIERERPWRFSMGMNYKYDSNVVAKGSGPIVDAISGHEDSALNLFARIGYTAPFSFKKPYNLSLQYSLFAEKYFPKQYIRADGTTGNLSEYNNMSNVITAIPGYNFEKWSLTLPISYIYNSLQGDKGNSFLSELSWSNTTRYMDQIGINPTARFMVTKNSVGEVSFGFAKKYYFETPLHLEPISSDENRNSKLMSGSLGWTYFFKEGKGLLGLKFTYTEENAEGRNWTNTENKFSMSFLYPLKDIVKIPLAFQVSGDAAFTQYKYENPAFGMQRRNDTYNTTTGFIYELTKNTDILAQYTWIRDKCNISTYDYKREVVSIGIEYRY
- a CDS encoding FecR domain-containing protein; this translates as MNYIGNNGKIRRIDKENRIVFNNFKKRRGGCSMKKYIFFLALIFIFFTVSLSFAAPIGKITQVQGRVDVLKTGKNMVAPVSLGAPVDIGDIYRAKTNSKAEITFINKNILRIAPATKIEIKEYMAEGNRSSAVMRLHRGRVQAISG